One part of the Salvelinus fontinalis isolate EN_2023a chromosome 4, ASM2944872v1, whole genome shotgun sequence genome encodes these proteins:
- the LOC129854264 gene encoding ataxin-1-like, which produces MKPGHERNQECLPPKKRDLNNSTSSSAGGGAGSGVGGGGGGGGGGGEEVPSTQSSGVGGDTQGGGTAEEWLHAQPGLHYGVESAEGLQGLPVDQYSMLYRVALPSVSYSQTSLHPVLSHISPAYTVPSSLLQHHPGISYPPLGYAQIPHSSFQFVSPYGAVPYAVPPGFVPSTLISPSVALSQPHLVPYQSVIQEGLVSPPTQAHVSAHAFAKVGSSGGVPLMLTSEQAAQHQQHLGPLPAAELSPRGVPVFYHPQGNRAAPAPRDPYSREQETDRDREVNGGEREQAAREMLQDSVYNARNARLLQAASASAALEHAQDRSLKSRRLDERASPGQRSTPDTDLEVQQVVGRLASPVQGVSGGRKEVSFGPLNLSQGSQRGREAHGEAGESAGRTAYAIHPAVYGDPRVTAHQQQAGQPGHAVILANGQTVLVPLDYHQHQQPPQHYPSQTNDDTSAVTMASPTTYSKASESPARVCLPDRAVVELAAVEQQPISVPFAAALTQALAPAPTPAPSNPSHFMKGAIIQLATGELKRVEDLQTQDFVRSAEVSGGLKIDSSMVVDIRTSQQRPGLVALHFTVGEQQSKVTIDVPPEHPFFVFGQGWSSCSPERTVQLYGLACHHLQVGDVCVSITLQQPPQQQKQPLQQQQQQQQTQARTSTKVNSTSGAIGQPMGPPAPQQPRPQPHFRMERVHRERERGDKEEPMQLGGVGQSEMPTRPNRTSAEHTRSQSSYYLHTEGSARPGAGVGVVSTVSSASQRRWSSPGLQRYMKVEDGAHPQLGPSGSSRPSFIPQEVKLSIEGRSNAGK; this is translated from the exons ATGAAGCCGGGTCACGAGCGCAATCAGGAGTGCCTGCCTCCCAAGAAGAGGGATCTCAACAACAGCACCAGTAGTAGTGcgggaggaggggcaggcagtggagtgggagggggtggtggtgggggagggggagggggggaggaagtGCCCTCCACTCAGAGCTCAGGGGTCGGTGGTGATACTCAGGGAGGTGGCACAGCAGAGGAGTGGCTGCATGCTCAGCCTGGTCTACACTATGGAGTAGAGAGTGCTGAGGGCCTCCAAGGGCTGCCTGTTGACCAGTACAGCATGCTCTATAGGGTggctctcccctctgtctcctactcCCAGACCAGTCTACACCCAGTGTTAAGCCATATCTCTCCAGCTTACACtgtcccctcatctctcctacagcaTCATCCAGGTATCTCCTATCCCCCTCTAGGCTATGCCCAGATCCCCCACTCCTCTTTCCAGTTTGTCTCTCCATACGGTGCAGTCCCTTATGCAGTTCCCCCTGGCTTTGTTCCCAGCACCCTGATCTCCCCCTCAGTTGCCCTCTCCCAGCCCCACCTGGTCCCCTACCAGTCAGTCATACAGGAGGGGTTGGTCTCCCCTCCTACCCAGGCCCATGTATCTGCCCATGCCTTTGCCAAAGTGGGGTCGTCCGGAGGGGTCCCGCTGATGCTGACCTCGGAACAGGCTGCCCAGCACCAGCAACACCTGGGCCCGCTGCCCGCCGCAGAGCTCAGTCCTCGGGGAGTGCCTGTCTTTTACCACCCTCAGGGCAACAGGGCTGCGCCTGCCCCCAGGGACCCCTACAGCAGGGagcaggagacagacagggatagggaggtgaatgggggggagagggagcaggCAGCCAGGGAGATGCTCCAGGACTCAGTCTACAATGCCAGGAATGCAAGGCTGCTGCAGGCAGCATCTGCCTCTGCAGCACTGGAGCACGCACAGGACAGAAGCTTGAAGAGCCGCAGGCTGGACGAGAGGGCTTCGCCTGGGCAGCGCAGCACCCCAGACACTGACCTGGAG GTTCAGCAGGTCGTTGGTCGCCTAGCCTCTCCTGTCCAAGGTGTGAGTGGAGGGCGCAAAGAGGTGTCCTTTGGTCCCCTGAACCTATCCCAGGGCtcccagagaggcagagaggctcATGGGGAGGCAGGGGAGAGTGCTGGCCGGACAGCATACGCGATCCACCCTGCGGTGTATGGAGACCCCAGGGTGACGGCCCATCAACAGCAGGCAGGGCAGCCAGGCCACGCGGTCATCTTGGCCAATGGACAGACAGTCCTGGTCCCCTTAGACTATCACCAACATCAACAGCCACCCCAGCACTACCCCAGCCAGACCAATGACGACACCTCTGCTGTCACCATGGCCTCCCCCACCACCTACTCTAAAGCCTCTGAGTCTCCAGCCAGAGTGTGCCTCCCAGACAGGGCTGTGGTGGAACTGGCCGCCGTGGAGCAGCAGCCTATTTCTGTCCCATTCGCGGCAGCCCTCACGCAGGCCCTTGCCCCGGCGCCCACCCCTGCCCCCTCCAATCCCTCCCATTTCATGAAGGGGGCCATCATCCAGCTGGCCACGGGGGAGCTGAAGCGCGTGGAGGACCTGCAGACTCAGGATTTTGTGCGGAGTGCTGAGGTGAGTGGGGGGCTGAAGATCGACTCCAGCATGGTGGTGGACATCAGGACCAGCCAGCAGAGACCCGGCCTGGTGGCGCTGCACTTCACAGTGGGCGAGCAGCAGAGCAAGGTGACCATTGACGTGCCCCCGGAACACCccttctttgtgtttggccaggGCTGGTCCTCCTGCAGCCCAGAGCGCACGGTCCAGCTCTATGGCCTGGCCTGCCACCACCTGCAGGTAGGAGACGTGTGCGTGTCCATCACTCTGCAGCAGCCGCCCCAGCAACAGAAACAGCCCctgcagcaacaacagcagcagcagcagacccAAGCCAGGACTTCCACCAAAGTCAACTCCACATCAGGGGCCATCGGCCAGCCTATGGGGCCCCCTGCCCCCCAGCAGCCCAGGCCACAGCCTCACTTCAGGATGGAACGtgtccacagagagagggagaggggggataaaGAGGAACCCATGCAACTAGGGGGTGTTGGGCAGAGTGAGATGCCCACCAGACCAAATAGGACTTCAGCAGAGCACACTAGGAGCCAGAGCAGTTACTATTTGCACACAGAGGGTTCTGCTCGTCCAGGGGCGGGGGTGGGAGTGGTGTCGACAGTGTCGAGCGCGTCTCAGAGGCGCTGGTCCTCCCCCGGCCTTCAGAGATACATGAAGGTAGAGGATGGGGCGCACCCTCAGCTGGGCCCCTCCGGCTCCTCTCGACCCTCCTTCATCCCACAGGAGGTCAAACTGTCCATCGAGGGGCGCTCTAATGCTGGGAAGTAG
- the LOC129854266 gene encoding zinc finger protein 821-like isoform X2: MTSTLTNGVSCVHLYMGPFHSTGFAGPLHTINMDGRDDFIEDTECHSNNSQQDSISDSDSDLDNHDSSSNTSADDHMTSTKRTHHRGVKEESEEGADLMNSCVCPLCTLEFSSPEQLITHVYQHTSLMGSSKNYVCPVCGRTLSSPGSLGRHLLIHSEDRLSNCAVCGTRFTDTNNFNREKLREVLNTGSSMECSSGDENCSMSRSLSSSPMGNPGHGLGHGHGPGHNQGHNPGRGTGHIPGHSHGPAYNPGHNQGHGPGHNHGQGLGHLPGHPLPSLHHSLLSSPPSFPDALSPSPGLPLLPDILSPMPVHPAGVLLVCNSCVAYQQLVDAQSPMRKWAMRRKNEPVEARMHRLERERSAKKTKREHESPEERELRRLRDREAKRMQRLQETEEQRTRRLLRDREAMRMKRANETPDKRQTRLIREREAKRLKRRLEKIDPSLRGQIEHDPAAMAALTADMSLFQFPCPMPVPSLDNSLFMKLP, encoded by the exons GGCCCTTCCACAGCACCGGCTTTGCAGGCCCCCTCCACACTATTAACATGGATGGCAGGGACGATTTCATTGAGGACACCGAATGCCACAGCAACAATTCCCAACAGGACAGCATTTCAG ACAGTGATAGCGACCTGGACAACCACGACTCATCCTCCAACACCTCAGCTGACGACCACATGACCTCCACCAAGAGAACACACCACAGGGGAGTTAAAGAA GAGAGCGAGGAGGGGGCCGACCTGATGAacagctgtgtgtgtcctctgtgcACCCTGGAGTTCAGCAGCCCCGAGCAGCTCATCACACACGTCTACCAG CACACATCGTTGATGGGCAGCAGTAAGAACTACGTGTGCCCAGTGTGTGGGCGCACGCTCAGCTCGCCAGGCTCCCTGGGGCGCCACCTTCTCATCCACTCTGAGGACCGCCTCTCCAACTGTGCTGTGTGTGGGACACGCTTCACCGACACCAACAACTTCAACAG GGAGAAGCTCAGAGAGGTCCTGAACACAGGCAGCAGTATGGAATGCAGCAGCGGAGATGAGAACTGTTCCATGTCCCGGTCTCTCTCCAGCAGCCCCATGGGCAACCCCGGTCATGGCCTGGGACACGGCCACGGGCCCGGCCACAACCAAGGACACAACCCTGGCCGTGGCACAGGCCACATCCCGGGACACAGCCACGGCCCGGCATACAACCCCGGCCACAACCAAGGACATGGCCCAGGACACAACCATGGCCAAGGTCTCGGACACCTCCCAGGCCATCCACTCCCCTCACTGCaccacagcctcctctcttcaccCCCCTCCTTCCCTGACGCCCTCAGCCCCTCACCAGGCCTACCCCTGCTGCCAGACATCCTGAGCCCCATGCCTGTGCACCCGGCCGGAGTGCTGCTGGTGTGCAACAGCTGTGTGGCCTACCAGCAGCTGGTGGACGCCCAGTCTCCCATGAGGAAGTGGGCCATGCGCAGGAAGAACGAGCCGGTGGAGGCACGCATGCACCGTCTAGAGCGTGAGCGCTCCGCCAAGAAGACCAAGCGGGAGCACGAGTCGCCCGAGGAGCGGGAGCTGCGACGGCTTCGGGACCGCGAAGCCAAGCGGATGCAGAGGCTGCAGGAGACAGAGGAGCAACGGACACGGAGGCTTCTGCGCGACAGGGAGGCCATGCGGATGAAGAGGGCCAACGAGACGCCAGATAAGAGGCAGACCAGGCTGATCCGTGAGAGAGAGGCCAAGAGACTGAAACGGCGGCTAGAGAAGATTGACCCCTCCCTGAGAGGCCAGATAGAGCATGATCCAGCTGCTATGGCTGCCCTGACGGCAGACATGAGCCTGTTCCAGTTCCCCTGCCCCATGCCTGTCCCCTCTCTGGACAACAGCCTCTTCATGAAGCTGCCCTAG
- the LOC129854266 gene encoding zinc finger protein 821-like isoform X1 encodes MTSTLTNGVSCVHLYMGPFHSTGFAGPLHTINMDGRDDFIEDTECHSNNSQQDSISEDSDSDLDNHDSSSNTSADDHMTSTKRTHHRGVKEESEEGADLMNSCVCPLCTLEFSSPEQLITHVYQHTSLMGSSKNYVCPVCGRTLSSPGSLGRHLLIHSEDRLSNCAVCGTRFTDTNNFNREKLREVLNTGSSMECSSGDENCSMSRSLSSSPMGNPGHGLGHGHGPGHNQGHNPGRGTGHIPGHSHGPAYNPGHNQGHGPGHNHGQGLGHLPGHPLPSLHHSLLSSPPSFPDALSPSPGLPLLPDILSPMPVHPAGVLLVCNSCVAYQQLVDAQSPMRKWAMRRKNEPVEARMHRLERERSAKKTKREHESPEERELRRLRDREAKRMQRLQETEEQRTRRLLRDREAMRMKRANETPDKRQTRLIREREAKRLKRRLEKIDPSLRGQIEHDPAAMAALTADMSLFQFPCPMPVPSLDNSLFMKLP; translated from the exons GGCCCTTCCACAGCACCGGCTTTGCAGGCCCCCTCCACACTATTAACATGGATGGCAGGGACGATTTCATTGAGGACACCGAATGCCACAGCAACAATTCCCAACAGGACAGCATTTCAG AAGACAGTGATAGCGACCTGGACAACCACGACTCATCCTCCAACACCTCAGCTGACGACCACATGACCTCCACCAAGAGAACACACCACAGGGGAGTTAAAGAA GAGAGCGAGGAGGGGGCCGACCTGATGAacagctgtgtgtgtcctctgtgcACCCTGGAGTTCAGCAGCCCCGAGCAGCTCATCACACACGTCTACCAG CACACATCGTTGATGGGCAGCAGTAAGAACTACGTGTGCCCAGTGTGTGGGCGCACGCTCAGCTCGCCAGGCTCCCTGGGGCGCCACCTTCTCATCCACTCTGAGGACCGCCTCTCCAACTGTGCTGTGTGTGGGACACGCTTCACCGACACCAACAACTTCAACAG GGAGAAGCTCAGAGAGGTCCTGAACACAGGCAGCAGTATGGAATGCAGCAGCGGAGATGAGAACTGTTCCATGTCCCGGTCTCTCTCCAGCAGCCCCATGGGCAACCCCGGTCATGGCCTGGGACACGGCCACGGGCCCGGCCACAACCAAGGACACAACCCTGGCCGTGGCACAGGCCACATCCCGGGACACAGCCACGGCCCGGCATACAACCCCGGCCACAACCAAGGACATGGCCCAGGACACAACCATGGCCAAGGTCTCGGACACCTCCCAGGCCATCCACTCCCCTCACTGCaccacagcctcctctcttcaccCCCCTCCTTCCCTGACGCCCTCAGCCCCTCACCAGGCCTACCCCTGCTGCCAGACATCCTGAGCCCCATGCCTGTGCACCCGGCCGGAGTGCTGCTGGTGTGCAACAGCTGTGTGGCCTACCAGCAGCTGGTGGACGCCCAGTCTCCCATGAGGAAGTGGGCCATGCGCAGGAAGAACGAGCCGGTGGAGGCACGCATGCACCGTCTAGAGCGTGAGCGCTCCGCCAAGAAGACCAAGCGGGAGCACGAGTCGCCCGAGGAGCGGGAGCTGCGACGGCTTCGGGACCGCGAAGCCAAGCGGATGCAGAGGCTGCAGGAGACAGAGGAGCAACGGACACGGAGGCTTCTGCGCGACAGGGAGGCCATGCGGATGAAGAGGGCCAACGAGACGCCAGATAAGAGGCAGACCAGGCTGATCCGTGAGAGAGAGGCCAAGAGACTGAAACGGCGGCTAGAGAAGATTGACCCCTCCCTGAGAGGCCAGATAGAGCATGATCCAGCTGCTATGGCTGCCCTGACGGCAGACATGAGCCTGTTCCAGTTCCCCTGCCCCATGCCTGTCCCCTCTCTGGACAACAGCCTCTTCATGAAGCTGCCCTAG
- the LOC129854266 gene encoding zinc finger protein 821-like isoform X3 has translation MSRRKQNNPFKVNWPFHSTGFAGPLHTINMDGRDDFIEDTECHSNNSQQDSISEDSDSDLDNHDSSSNTSADDHMTSTKRTHHRGVKEESEEGADLMNSCVCPLCTLEFSSPEQLITHVYQHTSLMGSSKNYVCPVCGRTLSSPGSLGRHLLIHSEDRLSNCAVCGTRFTDTNNFNREKLREVLNTGSSMECSSGDENCSMSRSLSSSPMGNPGHGLGHGHGPGHNQGHNPGRGTGHIPGHSHGPAYNPGHNQGHGPGHNHGQGLGHLPGHPLPSLHHSLLSSPPSFPDALSPSPGLPLLPDILSPMPVHPAGVLLVCNSCVAYQQLVDAQSPMRKWAMRRKNEPVEARMHRLERERSAKKTKREHESPEERELRRLRDREAKRMQRLQETEEQRTRRLLRDREAMRMKRANETPDKRQTRLIREREAKRLKRRLEKIDPSLRGQIEHDPAAMAALTADMSLFQFPCPMPVPSLDNSLFMKLP, from the exons GGCCCTTCCACAGCACCGGCTTTGCAGGCCCCCTCCACACTATTAACATGGATGGCAGGGACGATTTCATTGAGGACACCGAATGCCACAGCAACAATTCCCAACAGGACAGCATTTCAG AAGACAGTGATAGCGACCTGGACAACCACGACTCATCCTCCAACACCTCAGCTGACGACCACATGACCTCCACCAAGAGAACACACCACAGGGGAGTTAAAGAA GAGAGCGAGGAGGGGGCCGACCTGATGAacagctgtgtgtgtcctctgtgcACCCTGGAGTTCAGCAGCCCCGAGCAGCTCATCACACACGTCTACCAG CACACATCGTTGATGGGCAGCAGTAAGAACTACGTGTGCCCAGTGTGTGGGCGCACGCTCAGCTCGCCAGGCTCCCTGGGGCGCCACCTTCTCATCCACTCTGAGGACCGCCTCTCCAACTGTGCTGTGTGTGGGACACGCTTCACCGACACCAACAACTTCAACAG GGAGAAGCTCAGAGAGGTCCTGAACACAGGCAGCAGTATGGAATGCAGCAGCGGAGATGAGAACTGTTCCATGTCCCGGTCTCTCTCCAGCAGCCCCATGGGCAACCCCGGTCATGGCCTGGGACACGGCCACGGGCCCGGCCACAACCAAGGACACAACCCTGGCCGTGGCACAGGCCACATCCCGGGACACAGCCACGGCCCGGCATACAACCCCGGCCACAACCAAGGACATGGCCCAGGACACAACCATGGCCAAGGTCTCGGACACCTCCCAGGCCATCCACTCCCCTCACTGCaccacagcctcctctcttcaccCCCCTCCTTCCCTGACGCCCTCAGCCCCTCACCAGGCCTACCCCTGCTGCCAGACATCCTGAGCCCCATGCCTGTGCACCCGGCCGGAGTGCTGCTGGTGTGCAACAGCTGTGTGGCCTACCAGCAGCTGGTGGACGCCCAGTCTCCCATGAGGAAGTGGGCCATGCGCAGGAAGAACGAGCCGGTGGAGGCACGCATGCACCGTCTAGAGCGTGAGCGCTCCGCCAAGAAGACCAAGCGGGAGCACGAGTCGCCCGAGGAGCGGGAGCTGCGACGGCTTCGGGACCGCGAAGCCAAGCGGATGCAGAGGCTGCAGGAGACAGAGGAGCAACGGACACGGAGGCTTCTGCGCGACAGGGAGGCCATGCGGATGAAGAGGGCCAACGAGACGCCAGATAAGAGGCAGACCAGGCTGATCCGTGAGAGAGAGGCCAAGAGACTGAAACGGCGGCTAGAGAAGATTGACCCCTCCCTGAGAGGCCAGATAGAGCATGATCCAGCTGCTATGGCTGCCCTGACGGCAGACATGAGCCTGTTCCAGTTCCCCTGCCCCATGCCTGTCCCCTCTCTGGACAACAGCCTCTTCATGAAGCTGCCCTAG
- the LOC129854266 gene encoding zinc finger protein 821-like isoform X4 → MDGRDDFIEDTECHSNNSQQDSISEDSDSDLDNHDSSSNTSADDHMTSTKRTHHRGVKEESEEGADLMNSCVCPLCTLEFSSPEQLITHVYQHTSLMGSSKNYVCPVCGRTLSSPGSLGRHLLIHSEDRLSNCAVCGTRFTDTNNFNREKLREVLNTGSSMECSSGDENCSMSRSLSSSPMGNPGHGLGHGHGPGHNQGHNPGRGTGHIPGHSHGPAYNPGHNQGHGPGHNHGQGLGHLPGHPLPSLHHSLLSSPPSFPDALSPSPGLPLLPDILSPMPVHPAGVLLVCNSCVAYQQLVDAQSPMRKWAMRRKNEPVEARMHRLERERSAKKTKREHESPEERELRRLRDREAKRMQRLQETEEQRTRRLLRDREAMRMKRANETPDKRQTRLIREREAKRLKRRLEKIDPSLRGQIEHDPAAMAALTADMSLFQFPCPMPVPSLDNSLFMKLP, encoded by the exons ATGGATGGCAGGGACGATTTCATTGAGGACACCGAATGCCACAGCAACAATTCCCAACAGGACAGCATTTCAG AAGACAGTGATAGCGACCTGGACAACCACGACTCATCCTCCAACACCTCAGCTGACGACCACATGACCTCCACCAAGAGAACACACCACAGGGGAGTTAAAGAA GAGAGCGAGGAGGGGGCCGACCTGATGAacagctgtgtgtgtcctctgtgcACCCTGGAGTTCAGCAGCCCCGAGCAGCTCATCACACACGTCTACCAG CACACATCGTTGATGGGCAGCAGTAAGAACTACGTGTGCCCAGTGTGTGGGCGCACGCTCAGCTCGCCAGGCTCCCTGGGGCGCCACCTTCTCATCCACTCTGAGGACCGCCTCTCCAACTGTGCTGTGTGTGGGACACGCTTCACCGACACCAACAACTTCAACAG GGAGAAGCTCAGAGAGGTCCTGAACACAGGCAGCAGTATGGAATGCAGCAGCGGAGATGAGAACTGTTCCATGTCCCGGTCTCTCTCCAGCAGCCCCATGGGCAACCCCGGTCATGGCCTGGGACACGGCCACGGGCCCGGCCACAACCAAGGACACAACCCTGGCCGTGGCACAGGCCACATCCCGGGACACAGCCACGGCCCGGCATACAACCCCGGCCACAACCAAGGACATGGCCCAGGACACAACCATGGCCAAGGTCTCGGACACCTCCCAGGCCATCCACTCCCCTCACTGCaccacagcctcctctcttcaccCCCCTCCTTCCCTGACGCCCTCAGCCCCTCACCAGGCCTACCCCTGCTGCCAGACATCCTGAGCCCCATGCCTGTGCACCCGGCCGGAGTGCTGCTGGTGTGCAACAGCTGTGTGGCCTACCAGCAGCTGGTGGACGCCCAGTCTCCCATGAGGAAGTGGGCCATGCGCAGGAAGAACGAGCCGGTGGAGGCACGCATGCACCGTCTAGAGCGTGAGCGCTCCGCCAAGAAGACCAAGCGGGAGCACGAGTCGCCCGAGGAGCGGGAGCTGCGACGGCTTCGGGACCGCGAAGCCAAGCGGATGCAGAGGCTGCAGGAGACAGAGGAGCAACGGACACGGAGGCTTCTGCGCGACAGGGAGGCCATGCGGATGAAGAGGGCCAACGAGACGCCAGATAAGAGGCAGACCAGGCTGATCCGTGAGAGAGAGGCCAAGAGACTGAAACGGCGGCTAGAGAAGATTGACCCCTCCCTGAGAGGCCAGATAGAGCATGATCCAGCTGCTATGGCTGCCCTGACGGCAGACATGAGCCTGTTCCAGTTCCCCTGCCCCATGCCTGTCCCCTCTCTGGACAACAGCCTCTTCATGAAGCTGCCCTAG
- the LOC129854266 gene encoding zinc finger protein 821-like isoform X5: MPQQQFPTGQHFRTVFASIEDSDSDLDNHDSSSNTSADDHMTSTKRTHHRGVKEESEEGADLMNSCVCPLCTLEFSSPEQLITHVYQHTSLMGSSKNYVCPVCGRTLSSPGSLGRHLLIHSEDRLSNCAVCGTRFTDTNNFNREKLREVLNTGSSMECSSGDENCSMSRSLSSSPMGNPGHGLGHGHGPGHNQGHNPGRGTGHIPGHSHGPAYNPGHNQGHGPGHNHGQGLGHLPGHPLPSLHHSLLSSPPSFPDALSPSPGLPLLPDILSPMPVHPAGVLLVCNSCVAYQQLVDAQSPMRKWAMRRKNEPVEARMHRLERERSAKKTKREHESPEERELRRLRDREAKRMQRLQETEEQRTRRLLRDREAMRMKRANETPDKRQTRLIREREAKRLKRRLEKIDPSLRGQIEHDPAAMAALTADMSLFQFPCPMPVPSLDNSLFMKLP; the protein is encoded by the exons ATGCCACAGCAACAATTCCCAACAGGACAGCATTTCAG GACTGTGTTTGCCTCCATAGAAGACAGTGATAGCGACCTGGACAACCACGACTCATCCTCCAACACCTCAGCTGACGACCACATGACCTCCACCAAGAGAACACACCACAGGGGAGTTAAAGAA GAGAGCGAGGAGGGGGCCGACCTGATGAacagctgtgtgtgtcctctgtgcACCCTGGAGTTCAGCAGCCCCGAGCAGCTCATCACACACGTCTACCAG CACACATCGTTGATGGGCAGCAGTAAGAACTACGTGTGCCCAGTGTGTGGGCGCACGCTCAGCTCGCCAGGCTCCCTGGGGCGCCACCTTCTCATCCACTCTGAGGACCGCCTCTCCAACTGTGCTGTGTGTGGGACACGCTTCACCGACACCAACAACTTCAACAG GGAGAAGCTCAGAGAGGTCCTGAACACAGGCAGCAGTATGGAATGCAGCAGCGGAGATGAGAACTGTTCCATGTCCCGGTCTCTCTCCAGCAGCCCCATGGGCAACCCCGGTCATGGCCTGGGACACGGCCACGGGCCCGGCCACAACCAAGGACACAACCCTGGCCGTGGCACAGGCCACATCCCGGGACACAGCCACGGCCCGGCATACAACCCCGGCCACAACCAAGGACATGGCCCAGGACACAACCATGGCCAAGGTCTCGGACACCTCCCAGGCCATCCACTCCCCTCACTGCaccacagcctcctctcttcaccCCCCTCCTTCCCTGACGCCCTCAGCCCCTCACCAGGCCTACCCCTGCTGCCAGACATCCTGAGCCCCATGCCTGTGCACCCGGCCGGAGTGCTGCTGGTGTGCAACAGCTGTGTGGCCTACCAGCAGCTGGTGGACGCCCAGTCTCCCATGAGGAAGTGGGCCATGCGCAGGAAGAACGAGCCGGTGGAGGCACGCATGCACCGTCTAGAGCGTGAGCGCTCCGCCAAGAAGACCAAGCGGGAGCACGAGTCGCCCGAGGAGCGGGAGCTGCGACGGCTTCGGGACCGCGAAGCCAAGCGGATGCAGAGGCTGCAGGAGACAGAGGAGCAACGGACACGGAGGCTTCTGCGCGACAGGGAGGCCATGCGGATGAAGAGGGCCAACGAGACGCCAGATAAGAGGCAGACCAGGCTGATCCGTGAGAGAGAGGCCAAGAGACTGAAACGGCGGCTAGAGAAGATTGACCCCTCCCTGAGAGGCCAGATAGAGCATGATCCAGCTGCTATGGCTGCCCTGACGGCAGACATGAGCCTGTTCCAGTTCCCCTGCCCCATGCCTGTCCCCTCTCTGGACAACAGCCTCTTCATGAAGCTGCCCTAG